gttggtcacatggtgatgtgacctgtcagtgttaatcacatggtgatgtgaactagattattgactctagtgcaagtgggagactgttggaaatatgccctagaggcaataataaataggttattattatatttccttgttcatgataatcgtttattatccatgctagaattgtattgataggaaactcagatgcatgtgtggatacatagacaacaccatgtccctagtaagcctctaggagactagctcgttgatcaatagatggttacggtttcctgaccatggacattggatgtcgttgataacgggatcacatcattaggagaatgatgtgatggacaagacccaatcctaagcctagcacaagatcgtgtagttcgtttgcttagagcttttctaatgtcaagtatcatttccttagaccatgagattgtgcaactcccggataccgtaggaatgctttgggtgtgccaaacgtcacaacgtaactgggtggctataaaggtgcactacgggtatctccgaaagtgtctgttgggttggcacgaatcgagactgggatttgtcactccgtgtaaacggggaggtatctctgggcccactcggtaggacacatcataatgtgcacaatgtgaccaaggagttgatcacgggatgatgtgagttacggaacgagtaaagagacttgccggtaacgagattgaacaaggtatagggataccgacgatcgaatctcgggcaagtaacatatcgatagacaaagggaattgtatacgggattgattgaatcctcaacatcgtggttcatccgatgagatcatcgaggagcatgtgggagccaacatgggtatccagatcccactgttggttattgactggagagtcgtctcggtcatgtctgcgtgtctcccgaacccgtagggtctacacacttaaggttcggtgacgctaggtttgtagagatattagtatgcggtaacccgaaagttgttcggagtcccggatgagatcccagacgtcacgaggagttccggaatggtccggaggtaaagatttatatatgggaagtcttgttttggtcgccggaaaagttccgcactttatcggtattgtaccgggagtgccgaaaggggtccgggggtccaccaaagggctccaccagccccgggggggccacatgggctgtagggggtgcgccttggcctatatgggccaagggcaccagccccaagaggcccatgcgccaagagataagaaaaacgaagagtcctaaagggggaaggcacctccgaggtgccttggggaggaaggactcctccctggccgcacccttccttggaggaagggacaaggctgcgccccccccctctcccttggccctatatatagtggggggaagggagggcagcaatatccaagcccctggcgcctccctctccctcccgtgacacctctccctcctgttagtgcttggcgaagccctaccgggatccccgctacttccaccaccacgccgtcgtgctgctggatctccatcaacctctcctccccccttgctggatcaagaaggaggagacgtcgctgctccgtacgtgtgttgaacgcggaggtgccgtccgttcggcgctaggatcatcggtgatttggatcacgacgagtacgactccatcaaccccgttctcttgaacgcttccgctcgcgatctacaagggtatgtagatgcactccccttcccctcgttgctagattactccatagattgatcttggtgatgcgtagaaaattttgaatttctgctacgttccccaacaatatatCCCCTCACTGTGGTAGCAAATCGGGTTTACGTACTAACCAATTTCGTATCTCGAGTACCCCTGAATTTTTTTTCATATCTCGAGTATTTTTTTATTTCTTACGAAATTTTCATTCAACAATTCCAACACGTACATCATGTGCAACTAAGACCGTTCGGGTCTGCCGGAGATGAAGTTTGAAAGGCGTTTTCTTTTCCAACTCAATCAAATGAGCTCAATCTTTTTCCACGCCCTCACAGCATCATGGCAAGCATGCATGCTAATTTTCGTTGATTCCCGACTTTTgatgcattttctagggttttcCCGGTGAAAAACCCCTAAAGCACTGTctggacgtgacgcaacgtgcgtttagTGTCCGGCTTCGTCCAAATTTTGCGTGGGGTTATAGATAGGGCATGCACACATGCTGGCAAaatttggtgtcatttcatgcatgCCATCACGTACATCATGTGCAACCAGGACCGTTCGGATCTGCCAGAGGTCAAGTCTCAAAGGCATTTTCTTTTCCAACTCAACCAAATGagcccaaactttttccacacccTCACAGCACCATGGCAAGAAAGCATGCCAATTTTCGTTGATTCCCGACGTTTgatgcattttctagggttttcTCGGTGAAAAACCCCTAAAacactgcccggacgtgacgcaacgtgcgtttagTGTCCGGCTTCGTCCAAATTTTGCGTGGGGTTATAGATAGGGCATGCACACATGCTGGCAAAATTTCGTGTCATTTCATGCATGCCATCACGTACATCTTGTGCAACCAGGACCGTTCGGATCTGCCGGAGGTCAAGTCTCAAAGGCATTTTCTTTTCCAACTCAACCAAATGagcccaaactttttccacacccTCACAGCACCATGGCAAGAAAGCATGCCAATTTTCGTTGATTCCCGACGTTTgatgcattttctagggttttcCCGGTGAAAAACCCCTAAAACACTgtccggacgtgacgcaacgtgcgtttagTGTCCGGCTTCGTCCAAATTTTGCGTGGGGTTATAGATAGGGCATGCACACATGCTGGCAAaatttggtgtcatttcatgcatgCCATCACGTACATCATGTGCAACCAGGACCGTTCGGATCTGCCGGAGGTCAAGTCTCAAAGGCATTTTCTTTTTAAACTCAACCAAATGagcccaaactttttccacacccTCACAGCACCATGGGAAGAATGCATGCCAACTTTCGTtcgatgcattttctagggttttcTAGTGAAAAAAACCCTAAAACACTGCttggacgtgacgcaacgtgcgttcggTGTCCGCCTTCGTCCAAATTTTGCGTGGGGGTATAGATAGGGCATGCACACATGCTGGCAAaatttggtgtcatttcatgcatgCCATCACGTACATTATGTGCAACCAGGACCGTTCGGATCTGCCGGAGGCCAAGTCTCAAAGGCATTTTCTTTTCCAACTCAACCAAATGAGTCCAAACTTTTTCCAATTTTTAGGATGTACAGAGGGATATTAGGTGACTCCAATTATCTGTACAAAATAATTTGCGAGCCTAGTTATaatattttccttttttttattgCGAGCTATCTGAAGTGACATAAATAACTATATATCTGAAAATTTACATAAAAAATATTTATTCATCTGGTTAGGTTGTGTATCCTCAAGGTCACGGGTTCGAATCCCATTATGGACATTATTTATATTTTGCTTGTAATTATTTTTGATTATCTGTAGCTCAAAACGATAATTCATTTTGTGATTTTCACCTATTGCCTCCTTTTCAGTGTATACTTTGCATACATGTGCAACCATCCGTCCAGATACCGCCATAGCCAACTTTTCAGCTCAAGAACAGAATAAATAACTCACCCAAGAAATTAGAAATTGACTCGCGAGATCATATGAACACGCTTACTATGCACTTCCTAATCCCAATAAAATGACCTTCATGCGATAAGATAAATCATTCAGGAAACACCAACACAATAAATCTTCTGCCACACAACGCAACAAAATAATGGTTTCAGGAGATGCATCAATAGCATGAGTAGACGAGTACATGAGCGGCACCACCACTAAAAAAATCAATTCATACAAGTCTGGCATTATAAAAGTCAGGCATTATAAAAATAAAATTCACTTCTTCAGAACATTTTTTTCATTCCAAATCTCGTTAAACGGTTTCCACCTCTTGTTGGATGTCTTGGATGGAGCACCTTTCGGTTTAATTATTTTTGGATTCCGGACATTTCCTGGACATGCTTGGCTTGACCCTGAAAAATATGCTGGAAGAGGGCCCAGTGATGCCGCCTCATTTTTCCCATCATCTTCGCCGCCTTCAGCTATAATACCCTTGAGAAAATCCACCACCTTCTGTGATGTCTCCTGGCTGTTTGAAGCTTTGAATAAATACGGACTACAAATGTTGCGGAGTTCATGGTAACGATCCATCCGCTCAAACCATTCATGCATATTACCATTCCTCTCTGAGTCAAATGCGGACTTGCCTGCCATCGTCCATCTTGTTGAGACACAACACCTAGGAATGCTGACTAAGCCAAGGTATTTTAGAACAGAAAAAATGTGAGCGCACGGGATCTCCTCCGATTCCATCTTCAGACAACGGCAATTCACACTCTGAAGCAACGGGCCTGCCATGACAAACCTCACATCATACGTCACATGCCTACTCCCTTTGCGAGCAACTGTATACAGAACAAAAGCATCATTCTTGGTCACTTCTGCTACTTCCCATTTTGACAACTGCATGATTTGATGTTTTACCTTCTTGAACATCACTGGAGTATAAATGAGAGCAGCACTTCTCTCAAGTGGATCAGCTGTTAATTCAGTAAAAGGTACTGTCAGTGAAGCTGTAGCATCCAACTCGGCCTCATTCTTGCGGATACGCGATAAACAGTGATCTGAGTGCTCTAGCAAATCAACAAGTGACATTCTCCTATCCAGATTCTTATGAAGCCTAGAGTTTAGGCTTTCGCTACGCTGATTGCTCTGCATGCCAAGGAAATATCTACCTTTCGTATAGGCCCTAGACCACTTCTTCCTCAGCTCGTACATCGTCATAATCCAAGCATCTTTTTCAGAGATATCATAATCCACCATAAACTCAACCCAACGTCTCTCAAACTCATCGACATCCCAGATGTGATAAACAAATTTCCTAAAATCCTTGAGCTTTTGCTTCCGTAGGTGTCATATCATGTTTTGCTCGATGTGCCAGCTGCACAATCGGTGATCTGTATTGGGAAAACCCGCCGCTATTGCCTTCGCCATTGCATGGTCACCATCTGTGATTACTGATCTAGGATGTTTCTGCTGAGTTGACTCCAAAAATGCTTCAAGCAACCACACAAAAGATGCCTCGGTCTCAGCTGAGACAATACCGAAGCCAAACACGGTCGTGCTGCGATGGTGATTCACTCCTATGAAGGGGACAAATGGCAGGTTGTATTTGTTCACACGGTAAGTGCTATCAAAGATCACGACGCCACCAAAGGCATCGTAGTCAATCCGAGACTGTGCGTCTGCCCAAAAGATGTTCAGCAGATGCCCTTCACTATCAGTGGTGTACTTGTAAAAAAATTCGCCATCCATGTCCTTTCGGGCTGCCATATAACGGAGCACAAATTCGGCATCACGGCCTTCTATCCTTTCCTTCTTGTACTTGGCAACAAAATTATACAGGTCCCGAGGTATAAAGCCTACCTTGCTGAAACCACCACTATCCTTCTCCATTACTTCCATTATTTGATGTGTTCGAAGGCCACCAATTCCATACTCAATGACATCAGCCTTTTGCACGTCACTCAGCCCACGATGTGACCTTATGTAAGTTGTCTGCTCAGGCTTAGCGAGTGGATGGTTATGTTCGTCCAAAAAATCTTTTACAAACCATTCACCATTATCCATACGAAGGTCGATCTCCATCTGAGCGCCACATCCACAACGTGACAGCGGCCTAGGAGTTCGCACCCGTTTAGTTTTCTCAAAGTGCTTCCTCGCCCAATATCCTTCTTTAGAGCAGACATAGAGGCGCCGAAAAGCTATGTTCGTGTCCGACTTCCTAGTCAGTTCTTCCTTTCTAACACCAAAACCCTTTGACCGAGCATATGCATTATAGTAATTGTaaccttcttcctcgctgccaaAAATTTGACTGATCACcgtgtcatattctgcaatgtcctCCAGGGTGGCACTCCCATATTCCATGTCAAACACTGCAATTAATAAAGAATCAAATctaacttatttgaattccactTGTGAAACTGAAACTCGTTTCAGTACGAAGAATAAGATAGCCTTAGTATGTCGAGCTAAAAGTATGAACAGTAAGATCAAAATGCATCAGTAACAATGCTTGCGTATATAATCAAACAGAACATTACATATACTCCAGTATGCCATTGAACAACATTTGGTACTATTTTTGTTATCGTCCGAAACTGAGCCATTATGTTTTGACGTTCATAGACAGCAGTACAGATGCATAAGAATTATAGCACAAAACAACATTACACTTAATAAACCGTGGCTACTCCCCCCACTGTCCAGCACAAATTACTCACTCATAAACACCATGTACCAGACGACAATGCATTCCGTAAGAACATTTCTTTTGACGAGCGTGCACTGCAGGATCTAATTAACTCTGATTTTCCCCATCATGCAGGATCTAATTAACTATGATTTTTTCCATCCTGCAGCAGTACTCAACATGATTTGTCCATGAACTGAAGACATGCCAATTCTAGTGTAGTGTTCACAAGAGTAATCCTTACCACGTCGAGATACAGGGACGCGCCGCGGAGGTCCACGACGTTGAGCGTGGATATACAAGGGCGGAAGCAGCTACTTCGACTAGGGTGGCGCGGCCGCAGGAGCAGGGCTGTGCGTGGGAGAGTGGCGGCGACGCCCACGGCAGGGAGAAggaggcgagcggcggcgactggcggcggcggcagggagaaGGAGGCGAATCAATCGAGTGGCGCGACTGGGTGTGCCATGTGCGTACAAAATGGGCTGAAACCTAGGCCCGTGGCAAAAAGAAAACATGTCACCCTTAATTTTGATGCCTATCCTACCCTCAGGAAATCAATGGTCAGATTTAGTTATACTGGTCCCTCCTACTTCAGCAGTATAGGGTACCGTAAAAAAGCTCAATAATAAAGAGACAAATAACTGTCCAAGTGGTACGTACCTACCACGTAACTATTCCTCTTCTCATTTCCATTGCCAGGAAGCGCGCGGCACACACACATGCGACCGTCGCCGACGGCGGCTGCGGGGTACCTGTGCTCGACGGCGTCCGCGCTCTCGCACTCCTGGTCGAGCAAGACTCCCCACACTCAGGGCAGGCGGACCGGACCGTGCGTGTCTTTGGACAGTGACTGCGAGGTGGCGGCCACGACCGTCGTCGATGTTGCTGTCTAGTTCAGCTCCAGCCTCCAGGGGATGTAAAAATTGAATGGTATGTAGTCCATGACCGTACGACTCTACTACTAACTTCTCTCGAATTGCATCAACCGTGTGTTTATAAGCAGCGGATACACTCAACAGGGACGAAGAGGGATGGCCGGCAAACACAAAACCAAGCAAGGAACAATGGTTGGCTAACATTGGGAGGTGGAACGTGGAAGACCAGACGGGTGGCAGAAAGGAGGATGATCGTGTGTAGCGTACGTGGATGTTCGAGCAACTGAACGAACATGGGCAGTAACGTAGCGCTGGAGGAAACCAATCGTCATCGGTACACACGGTAGACTTTTATCACCATCGTTGCTGCTCCGTCGGCGGTTTCATGTCACGCGGAAGTGGAGAGGACGTGTAGGATGGAGCATGGAGGTTTTTCTGAGCATGGACGTGGTCCTCCTGCTCCGCGCGGTCACTCTCGTTAGGGCCGGCCCATATTTGGAATAGCCAGCACTACCAATATAATAAGTATTGCGCACGCGATAGCTATATCTCGCCTACTGTGATGCAGACGATAGGATGGGCGGCCCAAATATAATGCGTTTAGTGGGTGGTTTTGCACCCGTCCATGGAACCTTCCGCCAATTTTGGTAAGATTCATTGTATTTTTTTCTTTTACATTTTTTTTATCTCTTCCAAATGCATGTTATATTTTTCTTAATACGTGTACTTTTCATAGCAATGAACATTTTCCAATTACATGATAAACATTTTAATACATGTTTAAAtatttttttgaataattataaatatttttcaaatacaccTTGATTTTTTTTATACATTTGATTTGAAACGTTTTTCAGATACACATTAAACAATTTTAAAAATACATGATAAATAATTTTCAAATACACATTGAAA
The sequence above is a segment of the Aegilops tauschii subsp. strangulata cultivar AL8/78 chromosome 6, Aet v6.0, whole genome shotgun sequence genome. Coding sequences within it:
- the LOC120966874 gene encoding protein FAR1-RELATED SEQUENCE 9-like — encoded protein: MYELRKKWSRAYTKGRYFLGMQSNQRSESLNSRLHKNLDRRMSLVDLLEHSDHCLSRIRKNEAELDATASLTVPFTELTADPLERSAALIYTPVMFKKVKHQIMQLSKWEVAEVTKNDAFVLYTVARKGSRHVTYDVRFVMAGPLLQSVNCRCLKMESEEIPCAHIFSVLKYLGLVSIPRCCVSTRWTMAGKSAFDSERNGNMHEWFERMDRYHELRNICSPYLFKASNSQETSQKVVDFLKGIIAEGGEDDGKNEAASLGPLPAYFSGSSQACPGNVRNPKIIKPKGAPSKTSNKRWKPFNEIWNEKNVLKK
- the LOC109734679 gene encoding protein FAR1-RELATED SEQUENCE 5-like; the protein is MEYGSATLEDIAEYDTVISQIFGSEEEGYNYYNAYARSKGFGVRKEELTRKSDTNIAFRRLYVCSKEGYWARKHFEKTKRVRTPRPLSRCGCGAQMEIDLRMDNGEWFVKDFLDEHNHPLAKPEQTTYIRSHRGLSDVQKADVIEYGIGGLRTHQIMEVMEKDSGGFSKVGFIPRDLYNFVAKYKKERIEGRDAEFVLRYMAARKDMDGEFFYKYTTDSEGHLLNIFWADAQSRIDYDAFGGVVIFDSTYRVNKYNLPFVPFIGVNHHRSTTVFGFGIVSAETEASFVWLLEAFLESTQQKHPRSVITDGDHAMAKAIAAGFPNTDHRLCSWHIEQNMI